From one Thermanaeromonas sp. C210 genomic stretch:
- the secE gene encoding preprotein translocase subunit SecE: MVTKSVAKPAGNRTKLGERAVKFIKGSWAELKKVHWPTRRELAVYTGVVLVSVFVVGILLWVMDSLYSFIFKLIL, translated from the coding sequence ATGGTGACCAAGTCAGTAGCCAAGCCTGCCGGCAATAGAACTAAGTTGGGTGAAAGGGCCGTAAAGTTTATTAAGGGCTCCTGGGCGGAGTTAAAAAAAGTACACTGGCCTACCCGGCGGGAGCTGGCCGTTTATACCGGCGTGGTGCTGGTGTCTGTTTTTGTTGTGGGGATCCTGCTGTGGGTCATGGATTCCCTGTACAGCTTTATATTTAAACTGATTCTGTAG
- the rplK gene encoding 50S ribosomal protein L11, translating into MAKKVAAVVKLQVPAGKATPAPPVGPALGQHGVNIMAFVKEFNERTAGQAGLIIPVEITIYEDRSFTFITKTPPAAVLLKKALGLETASGEPNRKKVGKVSRATIREIAEQKMKDLNTADIEAAMRMIEGTARSMGIEVEG; encoded by the coding sequence ATGGCCAAGAAGGTTGCGGCGGTGGTTAAGCTACAAGTTCCTGCAGGGAAGGCTACACCGGCCCCGCCGGTAGGGCCTGCCTTGGGCCAGCACGGCGTCAACATAATGGCCTTTGTAAAGGAATTTAACGAGCGCACGGCGGGTCAGGCCGGGTTGATCATCCCGGTAGAAATTACTATTTATGAAGACCGCTCCTTCACCTTTATCACCAAAACCCCGCCGGCGGCGGTGTTGCTCAAGAAAGCCCTGGGCCTAGAGACGGCCTCGGGAGAGCCCAATCGCAAGAAGGTGGGCAAGGTTTCCCGGGCCACCATCAGGGAAATAGCCGAGCAGAAAATGAAGGATCTCAATACCGCCGACATAGAGGCGGCCATGCGCATGATCGAGGGCACGGCCCGCAGCATGGGCATCGAGGTGGAAGGGTAA
- the rplA gene encoding 50S ribosomal protein L1, with protein MPKHGKKYLEAKKLVDRQRLYEPAEAVSLVKQTATARFDETVEAAVRLGVDPRHADQQVRGTVVLPHGTGKTPRVLVFAKGDKAKEAEEAGADIVGAEELVEKIQGGWMDFDVAIATPDMMGTVGKLGRILGPRGLMPNPKAGTVTMDVTRAVKEVKAGKIEFRVDKGGIVHAPIGKVSFPEDKLVENFRALMEALVRAKPAAAKGQYIKAVSLSCTMGPGIKINPLKAVPR; from the coding sequence ATGCCCAAACACGGCAAGAAATATCTAGAAGCCAAGAAACTGGTGGATCGGCAGCGCCTCTACGAGCCGGCCGAGGCCGTTAGCCTCGTTAAGCAAACGGCCACCGCCAGGTTTGACGAAACGGTGGAGGCGGCAGTACGCCTGGGCGTGGATCCCCGCCACGCCGACCAGCAGGTCCGCGGTACGGTAGTCCTACCCCACGGCACTGGCAAGACGCCGCGGGTGCTGGTTTTCGCCAAGGGGGATAAGGCCAAGGAAGCGGAAGAAGCCGGCGCGGATATCGTGGGGGCCGAAGAGCTGGTGGAGAAGATCCAGGGCGGATGGATGGATTTCGACGTGGCCATCGCCACGCCCGATATGATGGGGACGGTGGGCAAACTGGGGCGGATCCTGGGTCCGCGCGGTTTAATGCCCAACCCCAAGGCCGGCACCGTGACCATGGATGTAACAAGGGCGGTAAAGGAAGTCAAGGCCGGTAAGATTGAATTCCGGGTAGACAAGGGCGGCATTGTGCATGCCCCCATAGGCAAGGTCAGCTTCCCCGAAGATAAACTGGTGGAAAACTTCCGGGCCCTTATGGAAGCCCTGGTCAGGGCCAAACCCGCGGCGGCCAAGGGCCAGTACATTAAGGCCGTTAGCCTGTCCTGCACCATGGGCCCGGGTATCAAGATCAATCCCCTTAAGGCGGTGCCCCGATAG
- the ygfK gene encoding putative selenate reductase subunit YgfK — protein sequence MSDVMRPIPFRKLLNWVREEGRRYRRIFGIPEEKFYRKKDGTLLSLFGEHLGTPLGPAAGPHTQLAQNIVAAYLSGGRFFELKTVQILDDLDIPKPCIAAQDECYNVEWSTELSVEEAFGEYVKAWFLLHVLEREWGLRGPRSFMFNMSVGYDLEGIKSPKVDQFIEGLKDASQSPVFQECKRVLKEELGAFSALDEEFIEDISPRICSSVTLSTLHGCPPGEIEAICKYLLGEKGLHTFVKLNPTLLGYEFVQRALAGLGYDYIQLKEESFAHDLQYGDALQLLRRVLAFAQERQLGFGVKLSNTLPVKITRGELPGEEMYMSGRALYPLTINLAAKLAAEFQGRLKISYAGGADAFNIARIFQCGIWPITVATTLLKPGGYARLKQMAEDLEPYLVQARDGLTDVRQLQELADSALQDVNYHKERRVVESRKISRRLPLTDCFVAPCTVGCPIGQDVPDYIRLIGEGRYREAYEVIVDKNPLPFITGTLCPQFCATKCTRLDYEEPVCIRALKRVAAERGHGFYRPPARPEASAARVAIIGAGPAGLAAGYFLARNGVKVTVFDHRDRPGGTVAWVIPDFRISREYIEKDLDLIRGAGVEFRLGVDPDLTVKGLREEGYQYVVLAIGAGRANPLDLKGGSERAMDVLEFLEQFNRDKKALKLGKKVAVIGGGNSAMDAARAALRVEGVEEVYVVYRRTRKYMPVDREELEAALREGVILKELLAPYSWSGGVLRCQKMELGEPDASGRRRPVPREGEFEDLKVDTVIAAIGQQVDYDILKKNGIRVDEAGRIDADPATGETNVENVLVAGDARTGPSTIVQAMADGRKVARAIMEKEGLASERVVARPSFDGARRQQEIIQKKGLLKGASPDLADEHLRCLECGYLCNLCVEVCPNRANVAVEVKGEALRDPSQIIHVDGMCNECGNCATFCPYDGAPYKDKFTLFWSEEDFSNSRNDGFLLLQNGEQPLFRVRRGDKVLEVKFDAAGRADKELEPGLQDLLWTTYKEHKYLF from the coding sequence ATGAGCGATGTCATGCGTCCCATCCCGTTCAGAAAGCTCTTAAATTGGGTACGGGAAGAGGGGCGCCGTTACCGGAGAATTTTCGGTATTCCTGAGGAAAAGTTTTACCGGAAGAAGGACGGTACCCTCCTGTCCCTCTTCGGGGAACACCTGGGCACCCCCTTGGGACCGGCGGCCGGACCCCATACCCAGCTGGCCCAGAATATCGTGGCGGCCTACCTCAGCGGGGGCAGGTTCTTTGAACTCAAAACGGTACAGATCCTGGATGACCTCGACATCCCCAAACCGTGTATTGCCGCCCAGGACGAATGCTACAATGTGGAGTGGTCCACGGAGCTCTCGGTGGAGGAGGCCTTTGGCGAGTATGTCAAGGCCTGGTTCCTGCTCCACGTTCTGGAGCGGGAATGGGGCCTGAGGGGACCCCGCTCCTTCATGTTCAATATGAGTGTGGGTTATGACTTAGAAGGAATCAAGTCCCCTAAAGTAGATCAGTTCATCGAAGGCTTAAAGGATGCCTCCCAGAGCCCCGTTTTCCAAGAATGCAAGAGGGTCTTGAAAGAAGAGCTGGGGGCCTTTTCCGCCCTAGACGAGGAATTTATTGAAGATATCTCGCCCCGCATCTGCAGCTCGGTGACCCTCTCGACCCTCCACGGCTGCCCGCCGGGAGAAATTGAGGCCATATGCAAATATCTTCTGGGCGAGAAGGGCCTGCATACCTTTGTGAAGCTGAACCCCACCCTTTTGGGTTATGAATTTGTCCAAAGGGCCCTGGCGGGTCTGGGCTACGACTATATACAGCTTAAGGAAGAGTCCTTTGCCCATGACCTGCAGTACGGCGATGCCCTGCAACTTCTACGGCGGGTCCTGGCCTTCGCCCAGGAACGGCAGCTAGGTTTCGGGGTTAAGCTTTCCAATACCCTGCCCGTGAAGATTACGCGCGGCGAATTACCCGGGGAAGAAATGTATATGTCCGGCCGGGCCCTATACCCCTTAACCATCAACCTGGCCGCCAAGCTGGCGGCGGAATTCCAGGGCCGGCTCAAGATCTCTTACGCCGGCGGGGCGGACGCCTTCAACATCGCCAGGATATTCCAGTGCGGTATATGGCCCATCACAGTGGCCACCACCCTCCTAAAGCCGGGTGGATACGCGCGGCTTAAGCAGATGGCCGAAGACCTGGAGCCCTATCTGGTCCAAGCCCGGGACGGGCTTACCGATGTCCGGCAACTCCAGGAGCTGGCCGACAGCGCCCTCCAGGATGTAAACTACCATAAAGAAAGAAGGGTTGTGGAGAGCCGGAAGATCTCCCGGCGCCTTCCCCTGACGGACTGTTTTGTGGCTCCCTGCACTGTGGGATGCCCCATTGGACAGGATGTTCCCGACTATATCAGGCTTATCGGCGAGGGGAGGTACCGGGAGGCCTATGAAGTTATCGTGGACAAGAACCCCCTCCCCTTCATTACGGGTACCCTGTGTCCCCAGTTTTGCGCTACCAAGTGCACCCGCCTCGATTACGAAGAGCCGGTGTGCATACGGGCCCTTAAGAGGGTGGCCGCCGAAAGGGGCCATGGGTTCTACCGGCCCCCGGCGCGGCCGGAGGCCAGCGCCGCCAGGGTGGCGATTATCGGGGCAGGACCTGCCGGCCTGGCCGCAGGGTATTTCCTGGCCAGGAACGGGGTAAAGGTAACGGTCTTCGATCACCGGGACCGTCCTGGAGGCACCGTGGCCTGGGTAATCCCCGATTTCCGCATCTCCAGGGAATATATCGAGAAGGACCTGGACCTCATCAGGGGGGCAGGGGTGGAATTCCGCCTGGGCGTGGATCCCGACCTTACCGTAAAGGGCCTCCGCGAAGAGGGCTACCAATATGTAGTGCTGGCCATCGGAGCGGGCCGGGCTAATCCCCTGGACCTCAAGGGCGGCTCGGAAAGAGCAATGGACGTCCTGGAATTCCTGGAGCAGTTTAACAGGGACAAGAAGGCCCTCAAGCTGGGTAAAAAGGTGGCGGTTATCGGCGGCGGGAATTCGGCCATGGATGCGGCCCGGGCTGCCCTCAGGGTGGAGGGCGTAGAAGAGGTTTACGTGGTCTACCGGCGAACCCGTAAGTATATGCCTGTGGACCGGGAAGAGCTGGAGGCGGCCTTGAGGGAAGGGGTTATCCTCAAAGAGCTCCTGGCGCCCTATTCCTGGTCCGGGGGCGTGCTCCGGTGCCAGAAGATGGAGCTGGGCGAACCGGATGCCTCCGGGCGCCGGCGGCCGGTTCCCCGGGAGGGCGAGTTCGAGGACCTCAAGGTAGATACCGTCATTGCAGCCATCGGGCAGCAAGTTGATTACGATATCCTAAAGAAAAACGGTATCCGGGTAGACGAGGCGGGCCGGATTGACGCGGATCCGGCCACCGGTGAGACGAACGTGGAGAACGTGTTGGTGGCCGGCGATGCCCGTACCGGCCCCTCTACCATAGTCCAGGCTATGGCCGACGGCCGGAAGGTCGCCCGGGCCATCATGGAGAAAGAAGGCCTGGCGTCTGAAAGGGTTGTGGCACGGCCTTCCTTTGACGGGGCAAGACGCCAGCAGGAGATAATCCAGAAGAAAGGCCTCCTCAAGGGAGCCTCCCCGGACCTGGCGGACGAACACCTGCGCTGCCTGGAGTGCGGTTACCTCTGCAACCTCTGCGTGGAAGTGTGTCCCAACCGGGCCAACGTGGCCGTGGAGGTAAAGGGCGAGGCCTTAAGGGATCCCAGCCAGATCATCCATGTGGACGGCATGTGCAACGAGTGCGGCAACTGCGCCACCTTCTGCCCCTATGACGGGGCCCCCTACAAGGATAAGTTTACCCTCTTCTGGAGCGAGGAGGACTTTAGCAACAGCCGGAACGACGGCTTCCTTCTCCTGCAGAATGGGGAACAACCCCTCTTCAGGGTGCGGAGGGGCGACAAGGTGCTGGAGGTCAAATTCGACGCCGCCGGTAGGGCGGATAAGGAACTGGAACCGGGCCTCCAGGACCTCCTCTGGACCACCTATAAGGAACACAAGTATTTGTTCTAA
- the nusG gene encoding transcription termination/antitermination protein NusG yields the protein MEKAWYVIHTYSGYENKVKANLEKRVESMNMGDKIFRIVVPMEDEIQVKDGKRKITKRRIYPGYVLVEMILTDASWYVVRNTPGVTGFVGAGSKPIPLQEEEVQQILERAGTDTPRPRIDVSIGENVRVISGPFENFIGTVEEIHPDKGKLKVLVSMFGRETPVELEFDQIEKLD from the coding sequence ATGGAGAAGGCCTGGTACGTTATCCACACCTACTCCGGGTATGAGAACAAGGTGAAGGCCAATCTGGAAAAGCGCGTGGAATCCATGAATATGGGGGACAAGATATTCCGCATTGTGGTCCCCATGGAGGACGAGATTCAGGTCAAAGACGGCAAGCGAAAGATCACCAAGCGCAGGATATATCCGGGGTACGTCCTGGTGGAAATGATCCTGACCGATGCCTCATGGTACGTAGTGCGGAACACCCCGGGGGTCACCGGCTTTGTGGGTGCGGGCAGCAAACCCATCCCTCTACAGGAGGAAGAGGTCCAGCAGATCCTTGAACGGGCGGGTACCGATACGCCCAGGCCGCGCATCGACGTCAGCATCGGTGAAAACGTACGGGTCATCAGCGGTCCCTTCGAGAATTTCATCGGCACCGTGGAAGAAATACATCCAGATAAAGGGAAATTAAAGGTACTGGTTTCCATGTTCGGCCGGGAAACGCCGGTAGAGTTGGAATTCGACCAGATAGAGAAGCTGGATTAG
- the rplJ gene encoding 50S ribosomal protein L10 encodes MNKQRQAKVAAVEEIKGKISQSSALILADYRGLNVAEMTQLRRQLKEAGAELKVVKNTLTRIAARDAGLEGLDPYLEGPTAIVFSFQDPVAPAKVVSGLARTKEEFKLKAGVLQGKIISQAEIKALAELPPREQLLAKVVGGLQGPLYGLVSVLSGPLRSLVYALEAIRQQKEAS; translated from the coding sequence TTGAATAAGCAGCGGCAGGCGAAAGTGGCAGCAGTAGAGGAGATTAAGGGCAAAATCAGCCAGTCTTCGGCCTTAATCCTGGCCGATTACCGGGGCCTGAACGTGGCCGAAATGACCCAGCTCAGGCGGCAGCTTAAGGAAGCAGGGGCCGAACTAAAGGTGGTCAAGAATACCCTGACCAGGATCGCCGCCCGCGATGCAGGCCTGGAAGGCCTGGACCCTTATCTGGAGGGACCCACGGCCATAGTTTTTAGTTTCCAGGACCCGGTGGCGCCGGCCAAGGTCGTATCCGGTTTGGCCCGGACGAAAGAGGAGTTTAAGCTCAAGGCCGGGGTGCTCCAGGGCAAGATCATCAGCCAGGCGGAGATTAAAGCCCTGGCCGAGCTGCCGCCCCGGGAACAATTACTGGCCAAGGTGGTGGGCGGGCTGCAAGGCCCGCTGTACGGGCTGGTCAGCGTACTGTCCGGGCCTCTGCGCAGCCTGGTTTATGCGCTGGAGGCCATACGGCAGCAAAAGGAAGCCTCGTAA
- the rpmG gene encoding 50S ribosomal protein L33 produces the protein MRIGITLECSECKRRNYTTTKNKKNDPNRLELKKYCSNCGRHTVHKETK, from the coding sequence GTGCGTATAGGTATAACCCTGGAGTGCAGCGAATGCAAACGCCGGAACTATACTACCACCAAGAACAAGAAAAATGATCCCAATCGCCTGGAGCTTAAGAAGTACTGCAGCAACTGCGGCAGGCATACGGTCCATAAAGAGACCAAGTAA
- the cydD gene encoding thiol reductant ABC exporter subunit CydD, with the protein MLLEGNLLGEARRVRRYLAFTTGLGLAAGLLAILQAGYLARVVNGVFLEGRNLREVWPWLVVFLGIILLRAGLAWGVEVASHRAAAEVKYDLRQRLVAHLLALGPVPLKDEHTGELVNILVEGVEDLEAYFARYLPQLALAALVPLAVLGFIFPLDLFSGLLLLFTAPLLPLFMILIGNRAETLSQQQWKTLTTLSGHFLDVLQGLPTLKIFGRSKAQAEVLARISERFRSTTLGVLRVAFLSALVLELVATISTALVAVTVGLRLVYARIPYQEALFLLLLAPEFYLPLRLLGSQFHAGLAGVNAARRIFALLDMASPCPASALGNAGVKSPPHGSGTGNDPGAGANARQQPGLHIVLADVHYTYPDRERPALEDVTLELRPGEKVALVGPSGGGKSTIAHLLLRFLEPDRGLITANGLPLNQIPLEEWRRQVALVPQHPYLFSGTIADNILLGRPEASREEVVAAARLAGAHEFIVALPQGYDTPIGERGLRLSGGQARLLAIARAILKDAPLLILDEATANLDPATDQLIQAALERLMENRTVLIIAHRLSTVYRADRIVVLASGRVVETGRHEELMARQGVYYRLVTAFRGASMKHAAGEKSRRHKLLPNQAVGKTPYRQIGPSLLQRGNAAGTFIRLLGLIMPSWPTVVMAAFLGFFTVASNVGLMATAAFLLASAALHPPVSDLMLPIVGVRFFSLSRAASRYLERYVNHSVTLHILTRLRVSFYRALEPLIPSRLPDYHSGDLLHRIVADVATLENFYLRVLAPPLVALLVMVAVFMFLAHFAWQLAIAWLLLFLGGGVIAPLGIKVAGRRTARQQGEVRAALNTALVDTVQGMPEILAFGRARQQQERIAALSRELEVLRGREAGVAGLAAAVTSLAMNLTIWLVLVLAVPLVNGGKMAGVYLAALALGAAGSFEAVTPLVRIPQYLEASLASGRRLFALIDTRPAVQDPPGSTPQPANYQLQVKGLRFRYAPEEPRVLDGIDFTVPEGGRVALVGPSGAGKSTLVNLLLRFWDYEEGTISLGGYELKAYPQEELRRLIAVVSQQTHLFHGTIAENLLLARPDASWEEIEEAVREARLDDFIQSLPRGYATCIGEEGLKLSGGQRQRLAIARALLKNAPILVLDEATSGLDAVTAEEIRQALYRLMAGRTTLVITHHLAGLEAMDEILVLDKGRVVQRGRHEELLRQEGLYRRMWELQHEILEMDS; encoded by the coding sequence AGCATACCGGGGAGCTGGTAAACATTCTGGTGGAAGGTGTAGAGGACCTGGAGGCTTATTTCGCTCGCTATTTGCCCCAGCTGGCCCTGGCAGCCCTGGTGCCCCTGGCGGTGCTGGGTTTTATTTTCCCCCTGGACCTGTTTTCCGGCCTGCTGCTACTGTTTACCGCTCCCCTCCTACCCCTGTTCATGATCCTCATCGGCAACCGGGCAGAAACCCTCAGCCAGCAGCAGTGGAAAACCCTGACCACCCTGAGCGGCCACTTCCTGGATGTATTGCAGGGTCTACCCACCTTGAAAATCTTCGGCCGCAGCAAAGCTCAGGCCGAAGTCCTGGCCCGTATCAGCGAACGCTTCCGTTCCACCACCCTGGGGGTGCTGCGGGTGGCCTTTCTCTCGGCCCTGGTGCTGGAACTCGTAGCTACCATCAGCACCGCCCTGGTGGCCGTCACCGTAGGACTGCGCCTGGTCTATGCCCGCATACCTTATCAAGAAGCCCTTTTTCTCCTATTGCTGGCCCCGGAATTCTACCTGCCCCTGCGCCTCCTGGGTAGTCAGTTCCATGCCGGCCTGGCCGGTGTCAACGCTGCCCGGCGGATCTTCGCCCTTCTGGATATGGCCTCTCCCTGCCCGGCATCGGCATTAGGGAACGCGGGGGTTAAATCCCCGCCTCACGGCTCAGGAACAGGAAATGATCCTGGGGCTGGGGCCAACGCAAGGCAGCAGCCGGGGCTGCATATTGTCCTGGCAGACGTTCATTATACTTACCCGGACAGGGAGCGGCCGGCCCTGGAGGATGTCACCCTGGAACTCCGGCCGGGGGAAAAGGTGGCCCTGGTTGGTCCCAGCGGCGGGGGGAAAAGCACCATCGCCCACCTGCTCCTACGTTTCCTGGAACCCGACAGGGGGCTAATTACCGCCAACGGACTTCCCTTAAACCAGATCCCCCTGGAGGAATGGCGCCGGCAGGTGGCCCTGGTTCCCCAGCATCCCTACCTTTTCAGCGGTACTATAGCCGACAATATCCTCCTGGGACGCCCGGAAGCCTCGCGGGAAGAAGTGGTAGCGGCAGCCCGCCTTGCCGGTGCCCACGAATTCATTGTCGCCCTGCCCCAGGGGTATGACACGCCCATAGGTGAGCGGGGGCTGCGCTTGAGCGGCGGCCAGGCCCGGCTCCTGGCCATAGCCCGGGCCATCTTGAAGGACGCCCCCCTGTTAATCCTGGATGAAGCTACGGCCAACCTGGACCCGGCTACCGACCAGCTCATCCAGGCGGCCCTGGAGCGCCTGATGGAAAACCGCACGGTGTTGATTATCGCCCACCGCCTCAGCACCGTCTACCGAGCTGACCGCATCGTGGTCCTGGCCTCCGGCCGGGTAGTGGAAACAGGACGGCACGAGGAATTAATGGCGCGGCAGGGTGTCTACTACCGCCTGGTCACGGCCTTCCGCGGCGCTAGCATGAAACACGCTGCCGGGGAAAAAAGTCGTCGTCATAAGCTCCTCCCGAACCAGGCAGTCGGCAAGACCCCGTACCGGCAGATAGGGCCTAGCCTCCTTCAACGTGGGAATGCTGCCGGTACCTTCATCCGACTCCTGGGTTTAATTATGCCTTCCTGGCCGACCGTAGTAATGGCTGCTTTCCTCGGATTTTTTACCGTTGCCAGCAACGTCGGCCTCATGGCCACTGCGGCCTTTCTCCTTGCCAGCGCCGCCCTCCACCCACCAGTTTCTGACCTCATGCTCCCCATCGTCGGGGTACGCTTTTTCAGCCTCTCCCGGGCCGCAAGCCGCTACTTGGAGCGTTACGTCAACCATAGCGTCACCCTGCACATCCTCACCCGGCTCCGGGTTTCCTTTTACCGCGCCCTTGAGCCATTGATCCCCTCCCGCCTGCCGGATTACCATAGCGGCGACTTGTTACATCGCATCGTAGCCGATGTGGCGACCCTGGAAAACTTTTATCTCCGCGTCCTAGCACCACCCCTGGTAGCCCTGCTGGTAATGGTTGCCGTTTTCATGTTCCTGGCCCATTTTGCCTGGCAACTGGCCATAGCCTGGCTGTTGTTATTCCTTGGGGGCGGCGTAATCGCGCCCCTGGGCATTAAGGTTGCCGGCCGGCGAACGGCCCGGCAACAGGGAGAAGTACGGGCGGCCCTTAACACCGCCCTGGTGGATACCGTCCAGGGCATGCCTGAAATACTGGCCTTCGGCCGGGCCAGACAACAGCAGGAGCGCATTGCCGCTTTGAGCCGGGAACTGGAGGTTCTCCGGGGGCGCGAAGCAGGGGTGGCCGGACTGGCAGCAGCCGTCACAAGCCTGGCTATGAACCTGACTATCTGGCTTGTACTGGTACTGGCCGTTCCCCTGGTTAACGGCGGGAAAATGGCCGGTGTTTACCTGGCCGCCCTGGCCTTGGGAGCGGCCGGCAGTTTTGAGGCCGTCACACCCCTGGTCAGGATTCCCCAGTACCTGGAAGCAAGCCTGGCTTCCGGGCGACGGCTTTTCGCCCTTATTGATACCCGCCCTGCCGTCCAGGACCCTCCCGGCTCGACGCCTCAGCCCGCCAATTACCAGCTCCAGGTCAAAGGGCTGCGCTTTCGCTATGCTCCGGAAGAACCCCGCGTACTGGACGGCATCGACTTTACCGTGCCCGAAGGAGGCCGGGTAGCCCTCGTCGGTCCCAGCGGAGCTGGCAAAAGCACATTAGTAAACCTGCTCCTGCGATTTTGGGATTACGAGGAAGGGACCATCAGCCTGGGCGGCTATGAACTCAAAGCCTATCCCCAAGAGGAATTGCGCCGTCTAATAGCCGTAGTCTCCCAGCAGACCCACCTTTTCCATGGCACCATCGCCGAAAACCTATTGCTAGCCAGACCGGATGCCAGCTGGGAGGAAATCGAGGAGGCAGTGCGGGAGGCCAGGCTGGACGATTTTATCCAGAGCCTGCCCCGGGGATATGCTACCTGTATCGGTGAAGAGGGGCTGAAACTCTCTGGAGGGCAGCGCCAGCGCCTGGCCATCGCTCGCGCCCTTTTAAAAAACGCCCCTATCCTGGTACTGGACGAGGCGACATCGGGTCTGGACGCGGTGACCGCGGAGGAAATAAGGCAGGCTCTCTACCGTTTAATGGCCGGCCGGACCACCCTGGTCATAACCCACCACCTGGCAGGCCTGGAAGCCATGGATGAGATCCTGGTCCTGGATAAAGGGCGGGTTGTCCAGCGGGGACGGCATGAAGAACTCCTCCGGCAAGAAGGGCTTTACCGCCGCATGTGGGAGCTGCAGCACGAAATACTGGAGATGGACAGTTAG
- the rplL gene encoding 50S ribosomal protein L7/L12, translating into MSKVAEIIEAVKGMTVLELAELVKALEEEFGVSAAAPVAVAAVPGAAAAPAEAPAEEQTEFDVILKEVGDKKINVIKVVREITGLGLKEAKDLVDGAPKPVKEKVSKEEAESIKKKLEEAGATVEVK; encoded by the coding sequence ATGAGCAAAGTAGCCGAGATTATCGAAGCGGTAAAAGGGATGACGGTACTGGAACTGGCCGAACTGGTGAAGGCCTTGGAGGAAGAGTTCGGCGTTAGTGCGGCAGCGCCCGTAGCGGTGGCCGCAGTGCCCGGCGCGGCGGCGGCTCCGGCCGAGGCGCCGGCGGAGGAGCAGACCGAATTCGATGTCATCCTCAAAGAGGTCGGGGATAAGAAGATCAACGTAATTAAAGTGGTACGCGAGATCACCGGCCTCGGCCTTAAAGAGGCTAAAGACCTGGTGGACGGCGCACCCAAGCCGGTGAAGGAAAAGGTCAGCAAGGAAGAGGCCGAAAGCATCAAGAAAAAGCTGGAAGAAGCTGGCGCTACGGTGGAGGTAAAGTAG